A stretch of Gemmatimonadaceae bacterium DNA encodes these proteins:
- the soxC gene encoding sulfite dehydrogenase — translation MSDQPRRPRDAADLTRRRLVAGTAAAIGLAMLDRGVLGQAAAPPVHSRPLGRSATAVGVRAPNERIQRVVGGALHEISMTPLQDLHGIVTPSDLHYERHHAGVAVIDPHQYTLLIHGMVDRPTVFDLAALKRFPAVSRFHFLECSGNGESAYRNMRRDQSPQLVDGLTSTSEWTGVSVATLLREVGVQPRATWFLAEGGDAGLMARSIPVEKARDDAMIAYAQNGDALRPEQGYPARLLLPGWEGNTNVKWIRRLEFADRPFMTRDETSKYTDPLPNGTARMFSFVMDAKSIITFPAFPATLTDRGWWDVTGLAWSGRGRITRVDVSTNGGQTWSPAVLQQPVLPKCHTRFSFPWKWDGREAVLMSRATDETGYVQPTLAQLRAARGTGTRYHFNNIRAWHVGGDGSVTFRADG, via the coding sequence ATGAGCGATCAGCCACGCAGGCCACGGGATGCCGCCGACCTGACCCGTCGACGCCTGGTCGCCGGCACGGCGGCGGCGATTGGACTGGCGATGCTCGACCGCGGCGTGCTCGGACAAGCCGCAGCGCCGCCCGTCCATTCGCGTCCGTTAGGCAGATCGGCCACCGCCGTCGGCGTGCGCGCGCCGAACGAACGGATCCAGCGGGTCGTCGGCGGCGCGCTGCACGAGATATCGATGACGCCGCTCCAGGATCTGCACGGCATCGTGACGCCGTCCGACCTCCACTATGAACGGCACCACGCGGGCGTGGCGGTCATCGACCCGCATCAGTACACGTTGTTGATCCACGGCATGGTCGATCGCCCCACCGTCTTCGACCTGGCCGCGCTCAAGCGGTTTCCGGCGGTCTCGCGATTTCATTTTCTCGAGTGCTCGGGCAACGGCGAATCTGCCTACCGGAACATGCGCCGGGATCAATCGCCGCAGCTCGTGGACGGCCTCACCAGCACGAGCGAATGGACGGGCGTCTCCGTGGCGACGCTCTTGCGAGAGGTGGGCGTGCAGCCGCGCGCGACATGGTTCCTCGCCGAAGGAGGCGATGCCGGCCTCATGGCGCGGAGCATCCCGGTCGAGAAGGCCCGGGACGATGCGATGATCGCCTATGCGCAGAACGGTGACGCGTTGCGGCCCGAACAAGGGTATCCGGCGCGCCTGCTGCTGCCCGGGTGGGAAGGAAACACCAACGTGAAGTGGATCCGGCGCCTCGAATTTGCGGACCGGCCGTTCATGACGCGCGACGAGACATCCAAATACACGGATCCGTTGCCTAACGGAACGGCGCGAATGTTCTCGTTCGTCATGGACGCCAAGTCGATCATCACGTTCCCTGCGTTTCCGGCGACGCTCACGGACCGCGGCTGGTGGGATGTCACCGGCCTGGCGTGGAGCGGTCGCGGGCGCATCACGCGCGTCGACGTGTCGACCAACGGCGGCCAGACCTGGTCGCCGGCGGTCCTCCAGCAGCCGGTGCTGCCCAAGTGTCACACGCGGTTCTCGTTTCCCTGGAAATGGGACGGACGGGAGGCCGTGCTGATGAGCCGCGCAACCGACGAGACGGGCTACGTCCAACCGACGCTGGCCCAGCTGCGCGCCGCGAGAGGGACTGGCACGCGCTACCACTTCAATAATATTCGCGCGTGGCACGTCGGCGGCGATGGCAGCGTGACGTTCAGAGCCGACGGATGA
- the hutU gene encoding urocanate hydratase has protein sequence MTSLDTERVRAPRGTTRSCKGWQQEAALRMLMNNLDPDVAERPEDLVVYGGTGKAARDWASFDAIVATLRRLENDETLLVQSGKPVGVFRTHPGAPRVLIANANLVGRWATWDVFRELERQGLTMYGQMTAGSWIYIGSQGILQGTYETFGAVARQHFGGTLAGRLVLTAGLGGMGGAQPLAATMHGAAFLGIEVDPARIAKRVATGYCDRQTASLDDALAWVAEAKAARRALSVGLVGNAAEVVPELVRRGVVPDVLTDQTSAHDTLNGYVPAGMSLEAAAALRRTDAAQYVRQATASIVEHVRAMLALRARGAITFDYGNNLRTVAHDAGLADAFAFPGFVPAYMRPLFCEGKGPFRWVALSGDPKDLARTDELVLELFPDDEHLVRWITLAREKVQFQGLPARICWLGQGARARFGVALNDLVANGEISAPIVIGRDHLDTGSVASPFRETEAMRDGSDAIADWPILNAMLNVASGASWVSFHHGGGVGIGNSLHAGQVIVADGTPEMRVRLERVLTNDPGIGVARHADAGYDIAVRTAREQDIDIPMLDR, from the coding sequence GTGACATCGCTCGATACCGAGCGCGTCCGCGCGCCGCGCGGAACGACGCGCTCCTGCAAAGGTTGGCAGCAGGAAGCCGCGCTCCGCATGCTCATGAACAACCTCGACCCGGACGTGGCCGAGCGACCCGAGGACCTCGTGGTGTACGGAGGAACGGGGAAAGCAGCGCGCGACTGGGCGTCGTTCGACGCGATCGTCGCCACCCTGCGCCGACTCGAGAACGACGAGACGCTGCTCGTGCAGAGCGGCAAGCCGGTGGGGGTGTTCCGGACGCATCCCGGTGCGCCGCGCGTACTCATCGCGAACGCGAATCTCGTCGGCCGTTGGGCCACCTGGGACGTGTTCCGCGAGCTCGAGCGTCAGGGCCTAACAATGTACGGGCAGATGACGGCCGGCTCGTGGATCTACATCGGCTCGCAGGGCATTCTCCAGGGCACGTACGAGACGTTCGGCGCAGTCGCGCGGCAGCACTTTGGCGGCACGCTTGCCGGCCGGCTGGTGCTCACGGCCGGACTCGGCGGGATGGGCGGCGCGCAACCGTTGGCGGCGACGATGCACGGGGCGGCATTTTTAGGCATCGAGGTCGATCCGGCGCGCATTGCGAAACGCGTCGCCACCGGCTATTGCGATCGCCAGACCGCGAGTCTCGACGACGCGCTGGCGTGGGTTGCCGAGGCGAAGGCGGCGCGCAGGGCGCTGTCGGTGGGGCTGGTCGGCAACGCCGCCGAAGTCGTGCCGGAGCTCGTGCGGCGCGGCGTCGTGCCCGATGTGCTGACGGACCAGACCAGCGCGCACGATACCCTCAACGGCTACGTGCCCGCGGGCATGTCCCTCGAGGCCGCGGCAGCGCTGCGGCGCACGGACGCGGCGCAGTACGTTAGGCAGGCGACGGCGTCGATCGTCGAGCACGTGCGCGCGATGCTCGCGCTGCGCGCCCGCGGCGCGATCACGTTCGACTATGGCAACAACCTGCGCACGGTGGCGCACGACGCGGGCCTCGCTGACGCGTTTGCCTTCCCGGGCTTCGTGCCCGCGTACATGCGACCGCTCTTTTGCGAAGGCAAGGGACCGTTCCGTTGGGTCGCGCTGTCCGGCGATCCCAAGGATCTCGCGCGCACCGATGAGCTCGTGCTCGAGCTGTTCCCGGACGACGAGCATCTGGTGCGGTGGATCACGCTCGCCCGCGAGAAGGTGCAGTTCCAGGGATTGCCGGCCCGCATCTGCTGGTTAGGCCAGGGCGCGCGGGCGCGCTTTGGCGTCGCCCTCAACGACCTCGTGGCCAACGGCGAGATCTCGGCGCCGATCGTCATCGGCCGGGACCATCTCGACACGGGCAGCGTCGCATCGCCGTTCCGCGAAACCGAAGCGATGCGCGACGGCAGCGACGCGATCGCCGATTGGCCGATCCTGAATGCGATGCTCAACGTGGCCAGCGGCGCATCATGGGTCTCGTTCCATCATGGCGGCGGCGTGGGCATCGGCAATTCGCTGCACGCCGGCCAGGTGATCGTCGCCGATGGAACGCCGGAAATGCGCGTGCGGCTCGAGCGCGTGTTGACCAACGATCCCGGCATCGGCGTGGCTCGCCACGCGGACGCGGGCTACGACATCGCGGTGCGGACGGCGCGGGAACAGGACATCGACATTCCGATGCTCGACCGCTGA
- the hutI gene encoding imidazolonepropionase, whose protein sequence is MRRIGMLATCAADGGQGEIHPITNAALAWADGRIAWVGRDEDLPAAYAEETPANLGMSTPVVIPGLIDCHTHLAFGGWRANEFVERINGRTYQEIAAEGGGIAATVAQTHAISSEALFDKCASFLAEIFSLGVMTVECKSGYGLTPAEELRILRVYRGLAADGPQRIVPTLLGAHTVPAEMHDRRDAYVDLVINEMIPAAAQERLATCCDVFVERGAFTVDEARRILRAAQEAGLAAKVHADQLSDGGGAAFAAEMHAISADHLEHASDAGIAAMARAGVVAVSLPLAALYLGQAPMPARKFIAAGVPVAVATDFNPGSAPSYHLPLALTLACTMQRMTPAEALKGATIYAARAVGLEAEIGSLEPGKRADFLVLDSPSIDHWLYNFRPNACKATVCAGHLAGELA, encoded by the coding sequence ATGCGACGCATCGGCATGTTGGCCACCTGCGCCGCGGACGGCGGCCAGGGCGAGATCCATCCGATCACGAACGCCGCGCTGGCGTGGGCGGACGGACGCATCGCCTGGGTCGGGCGGGACGAGGACCTCCCAGCCGCGTACGCCGAGGAAACGCCGGCGAACCTCGGCATGTCGACGCCGGTGGTGATTCCCGGCCTCATCGACTGCCACACGCATCTCGCCTTCGGCGGGTGGCGCGCGAACGAATTCGTCGAGCGCATCAACGGTCGCACGTACCAGGAGATCGCCGCCGAGGGCGGCGGCATCGCCGCGACGGTCGCGCAAACGCACGCGATTTCCTCCGAGGCCCTGTTCGACAAATGTGCATCGTTTCTCGCCGAGATATTCTCGTTAGGCGTAATGACCGTGGAGTGCAAGAGCGGCTACGGGCTGACGCCGGCGGAAGAACTGCGCATCCTGCGGGTCTACCGCGGCCTGGCGGCGGATGGGCCGCAGCGCATCGTGCCCACTCTGTTAGGCGCACACACGGTGCCGGCCGAGATGCACGACCGGCGCGATGCGTACGTCGATCTGGTGATCAACGAGATGATTCCGGCGGCGGCGCAGGAGCGCCTCGCGACGTGCTGCGATGTGTTCGTGGAGCGCGGCGCGTTCACGGTCGATGAAGCACGCCGCATTTTGCGCGCGGCGCAGGAGGCGGGGCTCGCGGCAAAGGTGCATGCGGACCAGTTGAGCGACGGCGGCGGCGCCGCCTTTGCCGCCGAGATGCACGCGATTTCGGCGGACCATCTCGAGCATGCATCGGATGCCGGCATCGCGGCCATGGCGCGCGCCGGCGTCGTCGCCGTCAGCCTTCCGTTAGCAGCGCTCTACCTCGGCCAAGCGCCAATGCCGGCGCGAAAGTTCATTGCGGCTGGAGTCCCCGTCGCGGTTGCGACCGACTTCAATCCTGGTTCGGCTCCGAGCTATCACCTGCCGCTCGCGCTCACCCTCGCGTGCACGATGCAGCGCATGACGCCGGCGGAGGCGCTCAAGGGCGCGACGATCTACGCCGCGCGTGCGGTGGGCCTCGAGGCCGAGATCGGGTCACTCGAGCCGGGGAAGCGGGCCGACTTCCTGGTGCTCGACTCGCCGAGCATCGACCACTGGCTGTACAACTTTCGCCCGAACGCCTGCAAAGCAACCGTCTGTGCGGGGCATCTCGCCGGCGAACTGGCGTGA
- a CDS encoding ATP-binding protein, which yields MAENPFRIHGLVTGEFFTDRVAELTRIRDALRRPASKLLVYGYRRMGKSSALALAVEQVNRQRGHAFVADLSTASTVADVSTRILQGAAAALGKRWKNVAADLASRLQATVSLTHDRASGLLLPSISLQLRRADLEDQRATLGSVLDAVNDLARDRGATIGLVLDEFQDIARFGGEDAEWHLRGIIQRHDHVSYVLAGSKPHLIRRMIEPGRAFYDMLDVLYFGPIDPGYFASWIEQRMRGAGVTCEGVGARIMEIAGPRTRDITQVARTCFDRTAAAGKADAGDADLAFADGVAERDDAFADFWQQLTPHQQNVLRALAVAGEGLTSAETSGRFGLASSSAVSQALAALVDAGRLIREERGARYEFDSPFLRGWVVSRALPDIGITLPVTFRVPAVAGAVAALPRRVTEASV from the coding sequence GCCGAGAATCCGTTCCGCATCCACGGGCTCGTCACCGGCGAATTCTTCACCGACCGCGTCGCCGAGCTCACGCGCATCCGCGACGCCCTCCGGCGGCCGGCGAGCAAACTGCTCGTCTACGGCTACCGCCGCATGGGCAAGAGCTCGGCGCTCGCGCTGGCGGTCGAGCAGGTGAACCGCCAGCGCGGCCACGCTTTCGTGGCCGACCTGTCCACGGCATCGACCGTGGCCGACGTCTCCACCCGCATCCTCCAGGGCGCGGCCGCTGCGTTAGGCAAACGGTGGAAGAACGTGGCGGCCGACCTCGCGTCGCGGCTCCAGGCCACCGTCTCGCTCACGCACGACCGCGCCAGCGGACTCCTCCTGCCCAGCATCTCGCTGCAGCTCCGCCGCGCCGACCTCGAGGACCAGCGGGCCACGTTAGGCAGCGTGCTCGATGCGGTGAACGATCTGGCGCGCGATCGCGGCGCGACCATCGGGCTCGTGCTCGACGAATTCCAGGACATCGCCCGCTTCGGCGGCGAGGACGCCGAGTGGCATCTGCGCGGCATCATCCAGCGCCACGACCACGTGAGCTACGTGCTCGCCGGTTCCAAACCGCATCTCATTCGCCGCATGATCGAGCCGGGCCGCGCGTTCTACGACATGCTCGATGTGCTCTACTTCGGCCCGATCGACCCCGGCTACTTCGCCTCGTGGATCGAACAGCGGATGCGCGGCGCCGGCGTGACGTGTGAGGGCGTCGGCGCACGCATCATGGAGATCGCGGGGCCGCGCACCCGCGACATCACGCAGGTTGCACGCACCTGCTTCGATCGCACCGCCGCCGCCGGGAAAGCAGACGCGGGCGACGCCGACCTCGCGTTCGCCGACGGCGTGGCCGAGCGCGACGATGCGTTCGCCGATTTCTGGCAGCAGCTCACGCCACATCAGCAGAACGTGCTGCGCGCGCTCGCGGTCGCCGGCGAAGGACTCACGTCGGCCGAGACGAGCGGCCGCTTCGGGCTCGCGTCGAGCAGCGCAGTGTCGCAGGCGCTGGCCGCGCTGGTCGATGCCGGACGCCTCATCCGGGAGGAGCGCGGCGCGCGGTACGAATTCGACAGCCCGTTCTTGCGCGGGTGGGTGGTGTCGCGTGCGCTGCCCGACATCGGCATCACGCTGCCGGTGACGTTTCGCGTGCCGGCGGTCGCCGGCGCCGTAGCCGCCTTGCCAAGGCGGGTCACGGAGGCGAGCGTTTAG
- a CDS encoding cytochrome c, translating into MTRAGILRTALLAVAAGAPAHVRRADHRPGPPAHYALGRPATTEEIRAMDVTVMPDGIGLPAGSGTAVQGAAIFRQRCARCHGPTGVEGPFDRLVGREPRQGFPFGRDASLVRTIGNYWPYATTVYDYINRAMPYDAPGSLKPNEVYALAAFLLWRNEIIADTATIDARTLPRVRMPARDRFVVDNRRGGPEIR; encoded by the coding sequence ATGACGAGAGCCGGAATCCTCAGAACGGCGCTCCTCGCCGTGGCCGCCGGCGCGCCGGCCCACGTTAGGCGAGCCGATCATCGCCCCGGCCCGCCGGCCCACTACGCACTCGGCCGCCCCGCGACGACCGAAGAGATCCGGGCGATGGACGTCACGGTGATGCCGGACGGCATCGGACTGCCCGCCGGCAGCGGGACGGCGGTGCAGGGCGCAGCGATCTTTCGACAGCGATGCGCGCGGTGTCACGGACCGACGGGCGTCGAAGGCCCGTTCGACCGCCTAGTCGGCAGGGAACCCAGACAGGGCTTTCCGTTCGGCCGCGATGCATCGCTCGTTCGGACCATCGGGAATTACTGGCCGTACGCGACGACCGTGTACGACTACATCAACCGGGCCATGCCGTACGACGCGCCGGGATCGCTCAAGCCTAACGAAGTATACGCCTTGGCGGCGTTTCTGCTATGGCGAAACGAGATCATCGCCGACACAGCCACGATCGATGCACGCACGCTTCCGCGTGTGCGCATGCCGGCCCGCGATCGGTTCGTGGTGGACAATCGTCGCGGCGGCCCGGAGATTCGTTAG